CGCTGTGCTTCTGGCTCAGTATTTTCCCATTTGACTCTGGACCAGTGCTCAATTCAAAAAACGTATGGAAAGGTATTTTAGTGAATTATACATGTAAAAAGTAGATAATATCATATAATAACCATATCCAAAACATATAGGAAACACTGTAGCTCATCATTCATttacaaaattattttaaatatgatgCAGTTATAAAGATACTCTACCCCAGAGTTGAAACTTCAGGCAAAACAAGGAATagaaaatggggggaaaaaaaactatgatGCATTGGAATGGCTGGGAAATATCTAAGTGTGTGCATATAAATCTGACTTTGATCCATTCCTGTCAAATATGACAGTTTACTTCAGTGCCACTCCCACGCAGAGTCACAAGATCATAGCAGTGTAGTATTTAATATGTGTAATGGTTGCACCTAAATTCTTTGGCTGGGGGGTATTTTGATTAAGATTACTGGGGTGTGTTTAACAAGCTCCAGTCCACTTTAACCTTAGTTCACACAGTGTAATGAGggctcacactcacattcacaccgaCAGGTAATTCAGAATCCCCAATTTACCTAACTTCCACATGTCTATGGATTGTGGGAGTACCCAGAGGAGAACACAGTAAGAACattcaaactccacacagaaatgATCCCAACCAAAGGTGgattcaaacccagaaccttcttgctgtgaggggacagtgctaaccactgcactgcAGTGCCACCCAGTAATAATTCCATTTAATCTGAAATATATGAACCCAAGAAACACTAGTGAAAGCTGTAAAGATCAACACCCAGTTTGattaaattaaagtgaaatCTAATTTAAAAGGGTTCTATAAGTCAAGGTTTTTAACCTCTACAGATAATGAATTAAGGTGATTATCTCTGCTACTATTTCATCAATTCACCATTATCCCTCATATACATCCACTTCATCAATTTGAGTGCAGTTCCATTGGGTCTTGATTATCTGACCAtttctttatttccatgtcGCCTTACATTAGAAGTCATTAGACAGTGTACGGTGGACAGTGTGATCCAGCCCTGATGTGCCATGGTGGATCTGATGATGGTGCATGTGGTGGTGGCTGGTGGTGGGCCCATCATCCATCATTaaatcatcctcctcctctgccctgtACCTCTCTGCCCCGTCCTGAGAGTAGCTATGCTTCATCACCAGGATGCTCCGTCGACCTGTCGGGGTAGTGTGGTGGGAGAGGCGCGGTGACTGTTGGCTCACCATCACTGGTGGCAGCGGGGGCACAAGAGCCCCCCCGTCGGCGGCAATGGTGGCATCCCTCATGCTTAGGTTGCTGCGGCTGCCATGGACACTGCCATGCACGCTCCCCTGCTGAGAGCCACAGTGGTGGTCACGAATGCATTTGCTTGAGGAGCGGCGGAGCTTGTGGAACTTTTCAAAGTCTTCGGCAAGGGCGGCATCAGTCAGGTCACCAGATGGGGCACGGCGCAGAGTACAGAGCTCATAGTGAGGAGGTTCAAAACCAGGGTGGAGGAGGGCAGGGTCAAAGTCATCTCTGAGGATAAGTAGAGGAAAGAagagtgcacacacatgccagCACATATGATACAGGTGCGGTAAATGTTCAGAAAAGCACAAGAAAAAGCTGATAGCATTTCTCCAACTGCCTCTACACCCCATTTGAATTATGAATGTATGTAACTGCACACTGACACGTACATATCCTCACATATATGAATAAAGACTATGACTGCAAGTCACAACAAAGGCAACAACATAATATTCTCATAAAGTATTTCATGTGCCTTGTTATTATTGTGCGGTATGAAACCACTGGTCTGCGACTCATGCTCTTATCCATGAACAAATTAGAATTTCGTTACTGAAATCAAAAAATTCTGAATttataatttgacaaatttAGTTATGGGTATTATGAGGATTATGTTTCAAGAGCATTTGTTCATTGAAACAGAATCCTTTCCAATCCCTTAACAAACCAGTTTGTCACTCTGCTTTAGCCATGTTGCATTTACCTACAGATAAACTAGGTACACCGGCATCAGAAGGTTGAGCACTTGTAAAATAAGATTTTAGCACAGTAAATATCTGCTTTAATGCTGCTTTAGAGCTGCTTTAATACTTTCCTGCTGCTTGTGGCCAGTAGAACAGGTTATGCAACACTGTCATATTAATACATTATAAAGTTGTTATGGTGAATTTGTTAgctgcctatttacacatccaacagacatgaagcaacattagcattcatttggagtagTGTTTTCAGAGTCCAATATTGAGTCTCCCGGTAGATCTAAGTGGATCTCCACCATCTTCTGAGAGAAAAACGTGACTATTCCACTGcaaaatgctccactgtgttcaccaggtAGTTGCTAACTGTGCCTGCTGTTTGATGATGGTATACAATGGGTTTATCAGATCTAACCTGTTATAACTGTAACTAAGTCAGAGCAAGTATTTCAAGTATTTTGCTTTATCCTTTATCCTGCTAGAAAACTTTTTGTCACACTTAAGAACTTATCAAAAACCCAACCTTAAAGAGTTATGACCCACACCATTTATTCATGACAAAGTTTTCCTCCTTACATTAACAGGAAATGGCATCAAGATGAACTGTTTACCTGCAGGTGATTGAGACATTGTGTAGCACTTTAGGTGTTTTACTCATAAGAAATGATGTTGAATTGTGAAGTGAAGTTCTCACCTGCGGATGATGTATTTCTTGCGAGGCTGTTTGATCTGGATGATGACAGAGATGATGAGCAAGATAACAACCAGGCCACAGGTTATTCCAATGATGGTGAGGTTGGTGTTATCCAGCGTGTCCAGGATGCTGGCTTTCCTCTTCTCTAGTTAAGGAGATACATAGAAAAAATGACTTAAGGTTCAGCCACAGCTGTGTATTGCAAATACATTACATAGCTGGAGGTGAGTTTCTCAGCCTGTGTGTCAGGGTACCTTTGCAGTGATTTTCATCCCAGGGATAAACACAGTTTTGGATGCCATTGCAGACCAGAGTGTGGTTGATGCACATGTTGCTATGGCAAAAGAAAGTATCTCCTTCACATGGAGCTgtaaaacaaaaggaaagagtCATATAGATGTTGTATGAACACATTGAAAATAAATCCAAACAACCGtgtgaaaaaagacagacatttctgagcaggtATTTTGGTGTCTCCAATTGCTCTTTCATTCTATTCCTCTGACACATCACCTTATAACCTTGTTATGGGGGGAAATGCCTATACATATCCAGCAGACACAGGGTTAGCATTAATTTGAAGTCATGTCTCCTTTTAGCATCATTTGGTACTGGTCAGGTAGCATTTAATGGGTTTATAAGAGctattttttgcttttacagAGCTCCTAATGTGGCTGAAGAGGTTGATAAGAGTGGAACAGTGGAAACAGTGGAAACTAAAACAACTGCATAAAATCAGAGGATAATTCTCAGTAGGTTTGTGACTATGAGTTTGACATTTGATAGTCATTTAATTCcattctttatttgtttatatagAAATTCTCATAAATATTCAGGacagctttaaagaaaaattgAATTGATATGATTGGCCTTCAACTATGACTCTAATGTTTTGAGCTTGGACTTCTTTTGAGTTAATAAAGGCAAAACTAATACAGTAATATGAACCAGGCATAATCTGATAAACATCATAATCTTTCAACACAGTGCTGTTGACAACCAGTCATTCATCCTTTGCTTTGGTTTAAGAGTTTATCTTAAATTGAGCATTAGCCAATGCATCAGAAGCCATGCCTAGTGAACCCCATAGTTCTTGATTTGGATTAACACAAACTTTATTCAAGATGGTAAAATTTTTGTGTGGTAGCTGTTAGAGAGACCTTATCAAAATGTCTTTCTACCTGTGGAGGTGCTACTATTTTTTGTGACCTCCATCCATCAACGATAGGTGAGGCACACCCGTTAAGGAGACCTCGCTGTGACTCAGATAAATGCAACAGGAGCATCCAAGGGATTCACTCACGTTCATGGAAGGTCGTGAAGAGGATCCTGAACTTGCTCTTCCTGCTCCCCTCGTCTGCCCACAGCCTCACCACGCCCACAGAGGACACCAGCATGACATCGTTGGCCACCGTGGAGCAGAACTTATTCTTCAGGTGCTCAACTGAACTGCTGCCATCATAGATGGCAACAAAGTTACGCTTGCACTCATTTGAGTTGTGCATCTCATACTCCAGAAAACGCATGTAGATCTGTGGGGGAGTTAAATCAAGTAAAGCTGCAGGTGTAGATGGCATTTACTCATCCTGGTTCGTCCTTCTTACTATGGAATTTTTTCTTCTAATGGTTTTACCATAATTATCAttgttatgttatatatattagCTTAATGACCCATGCTAATGCTTTATCATTTTAACCAACATTTGCAATGCCTGTTTGAAGGCTGGGTTACCTATGATGTACAAATGACAGCTAGTAGCAGCTGCAAAGCTGAGTGGGTAATCTTAAATATTATGAAACAGGGAAATTCCTTGACTGGAAAGTATGAATTTTCTATAATAAAATGAGAGTAACAAGattaatttgtaaaataaaatacatacatgttATGTTGTATTACCCTAATGATCGTATGTTTTTATACTCTCATGTGTTAGAAAAGTTTAAGCCAAAGTGTTTAAGGCAGTTTTAGTTAAGTGTTGTAGTGAGAGGGACATAATGGTGTTTATATGTTTGACTGAGTTCCTTGAAAACAGATATGTTTGGAAGTGCTTGGATGCCACAGTTAGTTTTGGTCCAACCACCTGAAACTCAAATTCATTTGTATCAACAAGTAGACCTGTGCCAGCTGCAACTGACAAACAATTACAACACCACCAACCCCcacacacaacaataacaaaaactgtttGACATGTCCAGACCTTAGCTCTTGGTGGAGCCTTGATGTACCACCTACAGTCCACAGCCTCAGTCTGCTTTGCCTGGCCCTCCCTGGATATCTGTGTCGACTCTACGAAGCCTTCTGGACCGCTCAGCTCAAACTCACAAACTGTGGAGAACatttttatgttacagttatACTAGTTTTGAGACTGTAAAATTTCTGACCATAGTCATTATCGCTCCTTACGCAAAAATAAggattcaaacacaaaaaatctattttaataGATTCCATTTAGGGAAActgtattaatgtgtttttcacagttAGCAGTAGCTAACTTTAATCAAAGCTGCTGAAGTGCTTGATGCTTTGTTACACTCACTGCAGCAGGTTCAATATTatgttgtattgtattattaAGTGGAATACTCACCTGGCAGAGCTGGCAGTGCCCCAAGGTCTTTGAACTCAGGGTCTAAAAGTAGAGTGTAATGTTGTTAGAGGCAAATAAATCTACTcttacatttactcaagtttTTCCACAATGAGGGGCCACATTTCAAAATGGACTACAGGTCCCACAATGGAACAATTTCAATTTGTTCTCTTCAAATACAGTAGGGTGAACAGCATGCATATCAcattgttgatgttgatgttatcCATCTATCAGTTTTCTACCTGAAATTGATGCATGTTCATGCAGAATGAATCAGTGATGTAATCATATTTCTAACATCGGTATATCTTATATGTTCAAAATATATTGAGCATACTTACAAATCTAAGTATTGAAAATATGTCCAGCGTATACATACTCTACTGTCTACTGATGTCATATTCACTacaataaattttatttaaaaaagggaGATTAAACCAAAATCTCTGACCTTAGATTCCTGGGTTCAGTACAAGAACAAATAACTACCACAAATAACAATATTTAAAGACATATtgcaaaacaacataaaaacacagctggCCAAGGCTTATGTAATCTATGTACCAGCACATTTCCTCTGCCCTCATTAAAACTCTCCTGAAACCCTGATGCCCttcatcaaaaaagaaaaacacgaacacacacacacttggcttCAGACAGGGAAGAGATATTGTGTTCTAAACCTTTGTACTGATGAATCTACTTGCTAGGTAGATTATAAATCCTGATATACCAGCTTAGTTCAGGACAGATTAGGCTCCACCAGCGATGACAGCCTagtgataaaaatgtcacatcttttttttgttttcaaaattcTCTTGAAGCACCCAGTTTGATATTTAGTATGGGAAAAATCCACAATTCAATGAAAATCAATGAAATACCAAATTTtacaacatataaaaacaacacttaaCCTTGAAGAGGATAAGTGTGTTTTAAGGGGTGCAAAATGGAATGGAGCATGAGGACCTTTTAAATAaagttcatcatcatcatcatttctcttaaatctttaaatctttttatAACTGGTGATGTGACACATTGGTCAGTAGGTGTGATGTAAGAAGAGCAGGTGATGGACTCAACTGAGGGTCAAATCAACAAGGACTCTTATTAATCCTCTCATGTT
The DNA window shown above is from Lates calcarifer isolate ASB-BC8 linkage group LG4, TLL_Latcal_v3, whole genome shotgun sequence and carries:
- the LOC108896656 gene encoding neuropilin and tolloid-like protein 1 — encoded protein: MVRKLLLPIALAASLISPQLSGATATKTKAQVKNNSGVTPAGKCGTWVKEPDGGYFTSPNYPEKYPPERECVYIIEASPRQCIDLFFDEKYSIEPSWECKFDHIEVRDGPFGFSPIIGRYCGQESPAYVRSSGRYLYIKFVADGELEAIGFSARYNFTQDPEFKDLGALPALPVCEFELSGPEGFVESTQISREGQAKQTEAVDCRWYIKAPPRAKIYMRFLEYEMHNSNECKRNFVAIYDGSSSVEHLKNKFCSTVANDVMLVSSVGVVRLWADEGSRKSKFRILFTTFHEPPCEGDTFFCHSNMCINHTLVCNGIQNCVYPWDENHCKEKRKASILDTLDNTNLTIIGITCGLVVILLIISVIIQIKQPRKKYIIRRDDFDPALLHPGFEPPHYELCTLRRAPSGDLTDAALAEDFEKFHKLRRSSSKCIRDHHCGSQQGSVHGSVHGSRSNLSMRDATIAADGGALVPPLPPVMVSQQSPRLSHHTTPTGRRSILVMKHSYSQDGAERYRAEEEDDLMMDDGPTTSHHHMHHHQIHHGTSGLDHTVHRTLSNDF